The following coding sequences lie in one Alosa sapidissima isolate fAloSap1 chromosome 15, fAloSap1.pri, whole genome shotgun sequence genomic window:
- the itgae.2 gene encoding integrin alpha-E isoform X4 — protein MKTVFLLLTALVTTAGFNILKDAVVVINEGEPLFGQETIQSKNGILVTSPTSGKLFRCELNGNCTVVTEDTAKGLRPIQSASSMLTGQTEEEQHLVCQQIKTKVRVKEELNGRCLYQVSSSQKEIIDPAEEANNIAIANNTNKNNNNNNNNNNNNDDDDEDEDPGTEIAFVLDGSGSIDPPDFVKAKDFITQVMKNVWSQCFDCNFAVVQYGRFVRTELSLKENDDASKAIEKIPNIEQIGNYTITASAINHVLEHVFVPENGSKPNSQKYIIVVTDGIIFLDKMNLTVVLKNPKMENITRFAIGVGPDVLNHSAALKEMREIASDPHEQHFFGVGSYTGLNTILSKLKKGILGGIEGTAGVGFRFELAEAGFSSHIAPDNSLLFGAVGAFDWSGGLIVKNIETSSTAFLNVTNNEPKIPKTAGKEQRFSYLGYSVTSAQRSGKTLYLSGAPRYNLTGGVFIFSGETHDLQQLLPGDQVGSYFGSVLCVLNVDKSEISKTDYLLVGAPYFHRKGEEGKVFVYKLHEQHGFQKQDWEWSGVTKYAFARFGSAIANIGDVDGNGYNDVAVGAPLEERNGGTSGSIYIYNGFRGGLRQEHSQRISAAEMGMKLKYFGQSVSPMAEAGPRRQEYISVGSEGNVTVLKTLPVIVFKPTITVEPPMIKRSHQAEDIPKLEIKLHICLYARSADFEEVSSISVLYNIDLDPGQAEKRLTFHKASKQGNFSLTKNIACISKMNLHFSGCSDCFSPILVKFNFNLTSTTAPYVLDAFTPTEISKEITFERQCEQELCPAKISLSNSRLSKQKIIIGDTQDLDITLHLTNTGYDSFKTTLTLTYPSVLLFSKILKKPERTSCENAISETFSELKCNLSHPNYRSSSQAILSMSWQIENIKSSQKTADISVILANENNGSQILDQRNFTFEIENALRVGLQGKSEPTSLKNEEETVTKPLKIIFQPEGENKHDAPLNITITIKLETTHTKVSIKRSSPESGCVFPYEGEIEGEYQMHCVQTNLTKIIISMDVHIFKTQEHDEKIVVKGELGFDQSTFVALDRNRLKKEVVVTVRKLAVVKSIATIIGGSIGGFLFLAIIIVILWKCGFFKRRHQVGQG, from the exons GTTTGTCAGCAGATAAAAACCAAAGTCAGAGTAAAAGAAGAGTTAAATGGTCGATGTCTGTATCAGGTTTCTTCAAGCCAGAAAGAGATAATTGATCCTGCTGAAGAAG CAAATAACATAGCAATAGCAAATAACACcaacaagaacaacaacaacaacaacaacaacaacaacaacaatgacgaCGACGACGAGGATGAAG ACCCAGGAACAGAGATTGCCTTTGTTCTGGATGGCTCAGGAAGCATTGATCCTCCTGACTTCGTCAAGGCCAAAGATTTTATAACTCaagttatgaaaaatgtctgGTCACAATGTTTTGAT TGCAATTTTGCAGTTGTACAATATGGAAGATTTGTCAGAACTGAGCTTTCACTAAAGGAAAATGATGATGCATCCAAAGCCATTGAAAAGATTCCTAACATCGAGCAAATAGGAAATTACACCATTACAGCGTCAGCCATCAATCATGTTCT cgAACATGTTTTTGTTCCTGAAAATGGATCAAAACCGAACTCTCAGAAATATATTATTGTGGTGACAGATGGAATTATATTTCTGGACAAAATGAATCTTACAGTTGTTTTGAAGAACCCAAAAATGGAAAACATTACCCGCTTTGCAATTGGG gTTGGACCTGATGTGCTGAACCATTCCGCTGCACttaaagagatgagagagatagCCTCAGACCCACATGAACAGCATTTTTTTGGAGTTGGTAGCTACACTGGACTGAATACCATTTTGTCAAAATTAAAGAAAGGCATTTTGGGGGGTATTGAGG GCACTGCAGGAGTTGGATTCCGTTTTGAATTAGCAGAAGCTGGGTTCAGCTCTCACATTGCCCCTGAT AATTCCCTTCTTTTTGGTGCCGTGGGTGCCTTTGACTGGAGTGGTGGATTGATTGTAAAAAATATTGAAACTAGTTCAACAGCGTTTCTAAACGTAACAAACAATGAACCAAAGATTCCAAAGACAGCTGGGAAGGAACAGCGGTTTTCATACTTGG GTTACAGTGTGACATCTGCACAGAGGTCGGGTAAAACACTCTACCTCTCTGGGGCACCCAGATACAACCTGACAGGAGGAGTTTTTATTTTCAGCGGAGAAACACATGATCTGCAACAGTTACTGCCTGGAGACCAG gtGGGCTCATATTTTGGGTCTGTTCTCTGTGTCCTGAATGTTGACAAATCCGAGATCTCGAAAACAGACTATTTATTAGTTGGAGCTCCATACTTTCACAgaaagggagaagagggaaaggttTTTGTGTACAAACTGCATGAG CAGCATGGGTTTCAAAAGCAGGACTGGGAGTGGTCAGGTGTAACTAAGTATGCCTTTGCTAGATTTGGGTCTGCCATAGCAAACATTGGAGATGTTGATGGGAACGGATACAATGATGTGGCTGTTGGAGCCCCTCTtgaagagagaaatggagggacaTCTGGCAGTATCTACATTTACAATGGATTCAGGGGTGGCCTTCGACAGGAGCACTCACAA AGAATTTCAGCAGCAGAAATGGGGATGAAGCTGAAATACTTTGGCCAATCTGTGAGCCCCATGGCGGAAGCTGGGCCAAGGAGACAGGAGTATATCAGTGTTGGGAGTGAAGGAAACGTCACTGTGTTAAA AACACTTCCTGTGATTGTCTTCAAGCCTACAATCACAGTTGAACCTCCCATGATTAAGCGCTCTCATCAGGCTGAGGACATTCCCAAATTAGAGATTAAACTCCATATCTGTTTATATGCACGAAGTGCAGATTTTGAAG AAGTCTCTAGCATTTCTGTTCTATACAACATTGACTTGGACCCTGGTCAAGCCGAGAAGCGTCTTACCTTTCACAAGGCATCAAAACAAGGCAACTTCAGCTTGACTAAAAATATTGCCTGCATCTCCAAAATGAACTTGCATTTTTCG GGATGCTCTGACTGTTTTTCACCGATCCTAGTCAAGTTTAATTTTAACCTCACCTCAACAACAGCACCTTATGTTCTGGATGCATTTACCCCAACAGAGATATCAAAAGAG ATTACCTTTGAGAGACAGTGTGAACAGGAACTATGTCCAGCAAAGATAAGCCTATCAAATTCACGCCTCAG CAAACAAAAAATCATAATTGGAGACACTCAAGACTTGGACATAACTTTACATCTTACCAATACCGGATATGATTCCTTCAAGACAACGCTGACTTTGACTTATCCCAGCGTCCTTCTCTTTTCCAAGATATTAAAG AAACCAGAGAGAACTTCCTGTGAAAATGCAATCAGTGAAACGTTTTCTGAGCTGAAGTGTAATCTTAGTCACCCAAACTACAGAAGCTCATCTCAg GCCATTTTGTCCATGTCATGGCAGATTGAGAACATAAAATCATCTCAAAAGACTGCTGATATCAGTGTCATCTTAGCAAA TGAAAATAATGGCTCTCAGATCCTGGATCAaaggaattttacatttgaaatAGAGAATGCCCTTAGAGTGGGACTTCAGGG AAAATCTGAACCCACTTCACTGAAGAATGAGGAGGAGACGGTCACTAAACCATTGAAAATCATATTTCAG CCTGAAGGTGAGAACAAACATGATGCCCCTTTAAATATTACCATCACCATAAAATTGGAGACAACTCACACCAAGGTGTCTATCAAAAGGAGTTCCCCAGAG AGTGGGTGTGTCTTCCCATATGAAGGTGAAATCGAA GGAGAGTACCAGATGCACTGCGTTCAGACAAACCTCACAAAAATTATCATCAGCATGGACGTGCATATCTTTAAAACACAG GAGCATGATGAAAAGATTGTAGTCAAAGGAGAGCTGGGCTTTGACCAAAGCACTTTTGTGGCACTGGACAGGAATCGACTGAAGAAGGAG GTGGTGGTCACAGTAAGGAAACTGGCTGTTGTCAAATCAATAGCAACAATCATTGGAGGGTCCATAGGAGGTTTTCTGTTCTTAGCCATTATTATTGTCATCCTTTGGAAG TGTGGGTTTTTTAAAAGGCGCCATCAAGTGGGGCAAGGATAG